The following are encoded together in the Juglans microcarpa x Juglans regia isolate MS1-56 chromosome 2D, Jm3101_v1.0, whole genome shotgun sequence genome:
- the LOC121250592 gene encoding pentatricopeptide repeat-containing protein At1g11900-like has translation MITASMHLRHIFQCDKSKTCSSSAITRFRSQIPIIGSRLCRYNNCITSSTVGFPLIWPFFAVINNFIGKYHLLTTQASPNEKEVTDEVISHILTTIINARRPNGKVCTVVNELCESGNLSAAARILQSLRDKHIFPSPIAYNLLLVAASERHDIDLLSQVFKDLLVSRGSLSSSSYLKVAKAFTKTDDGVQLLRFIEEVSALTSPSVTVLNRIISAFAECGQVDKALLIYDMIKSLRCKPDLVTYNTIMDILGRAGRTDEMLREFASMKEARIVPDIISYNTLLNNLRKVGRLDLCLVYFREMGENGIEPDLLTYTALIESFGRSGNIEESIRLFNKMKLMQIRPSIYLYRSLINNLKKMGKVELAMKYLEEMNSCLSELAGPNDFKRKRR, from the exons ATGATAACCGCTTCAATGCACCTCAGGCACATTTTTCAATGCGACAAAAGCAAGACATGCTCCTCTTCGGCGATTACTCGGTTTAGAAGTCAGATTCCCATCATAGGAAGCAGACTTTGCCGGTACAAT AACTGTATCACTTCCAGCACGGTTGGCTTCCCTTTGATCTGGCCATTCTTTgctgttataaataattttattggaaaATACCATTTGCTTACAACCCAGGCCTCTCCTAATGAAAAGGAAGTGACAGATGAAGTCATAAGTCATATTCTTACCACCATAATAAATGCTCGAAGGCCAAATGGAAAAGTTTGTACTGTTGTTAACGAGCTGTGTGAATCAGGAAATCTTTCTGCTGCTGCTAGAATACTTCAATCCTTACGTGATAAACACATCTTTCCGAGCCCTATAGCATATAATCTCTTGCTAGTGGCGGCGAGTGAAAGGCATGACATTGATCTTTTGTCTCAAGTTTTCAAAGATTTATTGGTATCTCGGGGATCCTTGAGTTCGTCCTCTTATCTTAAGGTTGCCAAGGCTTTTACAAAGACAGATGATGGTGTACAGCTACTCAGATTCATTGAAGAAGTGTCGGCTCTGACCTCTCCAAGCGTAACAGTTCTTAACAGAATAATCTCTGCATTTGCTGAATGTGGTCAGGTTGATAAGGCCCTTCTGATATATGATATGATTAAGAGTCTAAGATGTAAACCAGATTTAGTAACATATAATACCATTATGGATATCTTGGGTCGTGCAGGACGCACCGATGAAATGCTCCGTGAGTTTGCGTCCATGAAGGAAGCTCGTATTGTGCCAGATATCATTTCTTACAATACATTATTAAACAACTTGCGGAAAGTTGGGAGACTAGATTTATGCCTAGTATATTTCAGGGAAATGGGTGAGAATGGAATTGAGCCAGATTTGCTTACTTATACTGCATTGATTGAGAGCTTTGGTCGATCAGGTAACATTGAGGAATCTATAAGACTCTTCAACAAGATGAAGCTGATGCAGATCCGTCCTTCTATCTATTTGTATcgttcactaataaataatttaaagaagaTGGGGAAGGTGGAGTTGGCGATGAAATATTTGGAGGAAATGAATTCATGTCTTTCAGAGCTTGCTGGTCCAAATGATTTCAAACGGAAAAGAAGGTAG